From Alteromonas sp. BL110:
GTACTCCACAAGCTCACCCGCTTCTTGGAGTAACATCTTACTACGCTCAACAATGTCCAACCCCAAAGAAGTAAACACAAACGTTTTGTGTTCACGTTCAAGAAGCTGGCTTCCAAAGTGTTCCTCTAGATTCTGAATGGCCGTACTCAATGTAGACTGGCTCACATTACAGCGTTGGGCAGCACGATGAAAATGTTGCTCTTGATGTAGCGTCACCAAATAATGTAGATGCTTAAGATTAGGCCATTTCATGGATATCTCACAATGATTCAAAAAGGGATTAAAAAATATTGGTTTAATCTAACATAAAGATTAAATACAGCCTAGGGCTGTTACTTATGCTTACCTAGCATTACTACCTATTACTTAAGACCGTGTTTGTATATTAACGTGGCTGCTTTCTTCTATAAGAAGCTTTTAAGAATTTGTTATTACCAACTGGAAAGCCCCTATAAGTAACGTTAGGATTAAAGAAGTGCATTAATTACCACATATTTTTACAGCGAAGTAAGACCCGCTCTTGTATCATTCAATCAATTAAGCGAACAACTATTGAGGGCAGTATGAAAGGACATTATAAAAACATTTTATGTGTGTTGAGCGACTCACATCGTCAAGATGACACAGTTGCCCAAGCACTGCATATCGCCAAAGCTCACCAGGCCTCGCTTACTATTATGCTTTCTCTTGAATCACTGCCGCCTAATGCAAGTATGGTCATGGAGTCATTCTCTTATGTGGACTCTCAGCAAACCATGGAAACTCAGGCTCAGCTTTGGTTAAAGCAGCAGGCTGAGAGCTGGAGTGAACAATACGAAGTATCAACAGCAGTAACGGTGGGGCACCCGTTAATTGATATCGTACGCTATGTGATGAATAACAATATCGACTTAGTCATTAAGCGAGCAGAAGAAAGCTTTTTAGATAAACTGTTTGGTAGTTTGGATATGCAGCTGTTTCGCAAATGCCCCTGCCCTTTGTGGGTGATAAACCACAAGCCTCGCAGTCAATACAAAAATGTAGTAGCCGCACTAGATCTTAACTATCATTACCCGAACCACGAGGTTTCAATAAGACGCGACCTTAACCGCGATATATTGCGACACGCTAGCCAAATAGCCTTATTAGAATTTGCCCAGCTGCATATTGTTCACGTGTTTGATGCGGTACCGGAAAATATAGCCAGAGATGGATTTATTACCGTCGATAACGACAGAATGGAAACCGATCTGGCGAAAATTCACGCTGAACGTCAAAAGGAATTAGACAAGCTACTTTCTGAACTTTCTGATGAACTCGACGACAATGTCTGGGAATACCTACAGCCTAAAAATCACATAGTGCACGGTTACCCACGTCGGGAAATTGCAGCTACAACCACATCGCTAGATACCGATGTCATCGTTATGGGCACTGTATCTCGTTTAGGCGTACCTGGCTACATTATGGGTGATACTGCCGAAGAAACCATTCACCAGTTAAACTGTGCGGTGGTAGGTGTTAAACCTAGAGGATTTGAATCGCCAATCTCACGAGATTGATATGGTAAATTAACTATCGACTTAAACTAAGAAGGCCGCGCTTCATTGAAGCGCGGCCTTTTTGCATATAACAATAAGGTAAGATTACTAAACTACACCAAATGCCGCTTTCAATATAAAGAAGAAAATAATTGAAAGCAGTGCACCTGCCGGCAAGGTTACAATCCAAGACACAACGATATTTCTAACAATACCTAAATTAAGCGCTGAAACACCACGAGCTAAACCTACACCTAAGACCGCCCCTACTAAGGTTTGCGTGGTTGATATAGGCAAACCAGTACCTGATGCAATAACTACCGTACACGCTGCTGCAAGTTCAGCGGCAAAACCACGGCTTGGCGTTAAATGTGTAATACCTTGGCCAATGGTTTTAATAACGCGATGACCAAATAAAGCAAGACCTGCAACAATTCCTAAACCGCCTAGTGGTAAAATCCACCAAGCCAGTGTGGCACTTGAGTTAATCTCACCGCCACTGGTAACAACGCTAACTACAGCCGCAAGAGGACCAATCGCATTAGCCACATCGTTAGAGCCGTGGGCAAATGCCATACAACAAGCAGTTACTACCATAAGCAGTGCAAATACTTTTTCAACGTTTGCTGCTTGTAAATCTGCATCTTCAGAACCACTGAATTTCATACGGCCGATGAACCATTTCCCCAGGAAACCCAATGCTATTGCTATGCCGATTGCTAACAAATAACCGTTAATAGCGCTTAGTTCTAAGCCGACGTGCTTAAGCCCTTTCTTAATAGTGACAAGGGACATAACAAAGCCCGCTAATGCCATATAAAACGGCACATAACGCTTGGCATTGGCAAACGGAGAAGCGGTTTGGAAGATGAGCTTGTGGGCGCTCATAAAGATAAGGTAAGCAATGATGCCCGATATAGCAGGTGTTACTACCCAACTACCTACGATACCACCCACTTTATCCCACGCTACTGCGTCCATGCTGACGCCAGTTGCCGTAAAGCCGATGATGGCACCTATAATTGAGTGCGTTGTAGATACAGGCCACCCCAACCATGACGCTACCGCTAGCCATATACCAGCCGCAAGTAGTGACGAGATCATGCCTAATACTAGGTATTCAGGTATGTCTATAAAAAAGGTTGAGTCGATAATCCCTTTTCGAATGGTAGATGTTACTTCGCCACCTGCTAGGTAGGCGCCAGCAAACTCAAATATCATTGCAATGATAATGGCTTGTTTTATGGTTAAAGCTTTAGAACCCACTGACGTACCCATTGCGTTGGCAACGTCATTCGCTCCGATACCCCATGCCATGACGAAACCAACGCCGGCGGCAAGGATTATAAGAATTAGGCCATAACTTTCAAAAAATTCCACGGATAATCGCTCCCGATCTAAACGCGATTTAGGCTGGACGCTACTTGAGTAAGTAGCATGATCTCTTCACCCCAAGGGTTAGAGAAAGAAGTTAAAGACAAATTGTGTTTTATCATAAGGTTCGATTAAATTTTGCACGATCTGTTCTTGGCTGCGGCGCATGATAACGTAATCGTCATAGAAGCCATAGCGAAAATCACTGAAAAACGATAAAAGTATACGGAATTATTTGAATGCGATGATAAATTCACCAAATATTGCAGTTTTATGACAAATAAATTTCGCAAACATTCAGTTTTATACATCGATACGCAAAATAACACTGACCATTTGGACAGGATTACGTCAAATCTTCCAGTTTTTGCTGCATATTTTCCAGTGGCGTATGCCTTACATCTGTACCGCGAGTAAGATAAACCACATATTCGCACACGTTTTTACATCTATCACCAATTCGTTCTAACGAGCGCATGGCCCATAAAACATCAAGCCAATCCTGCATATCGTCTGTGCTTTTTTGCATTTCTGACGTGGTGTAGGACAACAACCGCTTGTACTCACTGTCAATGCGGTTGTCTTGGTCGTACACTTCTAATGCCGCGGCTTCATCTTGACGGGCAAAGGCATCGAATGTGCCGCGCATCATCGCCGCTACCCGCTCTCCAATAAGCAACATGCTACTCTTAATGGTATTAGAGCTTGGCAGCTTATTGCGTGTCACCAGTTTTGCAATACGCTCTATTTCATCGCCCATTCGCTCAATGTCGGTAATGGCTTTTGAAATGGTCATGATTAAACGCAAGTCACTGGCAGTTGGATGACGCTTCGCAATAATACGCAAGCATTCTTCGTCTATTTGAATTTCCATAGAGTTAATTTTCAAGTCGTTTAACACCACTTTTTCAGCCAGTGCGGCGTGATTGTGCTTTACCGCTTTTAAGGTATCCACCAGCTGCTGTTCAACTTCACCTCCCATGGTCAATACCGAGTTACGCAAGTTTTCTAACTCAATATTAAACGTACCAGAGATGTGCGTATTTAGGGCTACCTGACGCATAGCATTTTCTCCTAGCGGCTTAAGCTTGGTAAGTAGTATTTGATTAAAGTGCTTGTGTTTCGTGTATGACTGTTATGACAGCCCGCTTTGCCCTCATGGCAATCAGTAGGGCTGTGATGAAACACAGTAACGTTACCAAATTCTGTATTTGAACGGACACTCACTTCTACATTAACCATATCGACCCGTAATGTAATCTTCGGTTTGCTTTTTATCTGGCATGGTAAACAGCGTGTCACTGTCTGCATACTCTATCAGCCTCCCTTGGTGGAAAAAGGCGGTGTAGTCGCTTACCCGTGCTGCTTGTTGCATGTTGTGTGTCACAATAATAATGGTGCACTGCTTCTTTAGTGCTTCCATCAACTCTTCGATAAAAAGCGTGGTTAGCGGGTCAAGCGCTGACGTGGGTTCATCTAACAGCAGTATGTCGGGTTTCAACGCCAGCGCTCTGGCAATCACTAAACGCTGCTGCTGTCCGCCAGATAAAACGTGGGCTGATTCAAACAGGCGATCTTTTACCTCATCCCACAGTGCAGCTTGTTTTAATGCACCTTCAACAGCATCGTCTAAATGTCGGCGAACCCTTACACCTTGAAGCTTAAGCCCGTAACACACGTTTTCATAGATGCTCATAGGAAATGGATTTGGGCGCTGAAATACCATACCCACCTTTGTTCTTAGGCGTGATACGTTGACTTTACGGCTATTGATATTTCGACCATCAATTATAATTTCACCCTTGTACTTACACCCGTCATATAAGTCGTTAAGGCGATTAAAACAACTGATTAGCGTTGATTTACCGCAACCACTTTGACCAATTAGCGCTGTAATTTTGTTTTTGGGTATACGCATGCTGATGTCATTTAACACATGCTTACTACCAAACCATAGGTTAAGATTTTTCACCTCCACTGCGGTTTGTGCTTCACTAATATCATTAACGTTTAGCGTATTGTGTTCAAACAACTTCAACATGTTATAAAACCTGTATTATCCTTTGATATAGCGTTTGCGCAGCCGCGCTCTAAGTACCACTGCCAGTATGTTTAATACAAAGACCACGGCAAGTAAAAGTAAGCAAGAAGCAAACATCATACTTGCACTTTTTCCATCGGTTTGGCTGTGAAACGCTCCGTCATAAATAAGCACGCCCAAATGCATAAACTGTCTATCAAGATGGAGATAAGGAAACTCACCATCTATAGGCAACGTTGGCGCAAACTTAACCGCCCCAACAAGCATTAGTGGTGCAACTTCTCCTGCCGCCCTTGCAATGGCTAGAATTACACCAGTCATAATGCCAGGAGACGCTATAGGTAAAACGGTACGCACTATGGTTTCAATTTTGGTTGCGCCTAATGCGTAACTGCCCGCTTTTAACCCTTCTGGCACGCGACGCAAGCCTTCTTCAGTAGCAACAATAACCACAGGTAAAGTTAAAATAGCCATGGTCAATGCCGCCCAAAATACACCAGGACTACCCATCGTTGGCGCGGGCAATGTTTCACTAAACAATAGCTCATCAATACTGCCGCCCAGGGTATAAACGAAGAAACCAAGCCCGAATACACCGTACACAATTGAAGGTACCCCAGCCATATTACTTACGCTTACACGAATAATGGTGGTTAGCGCGGTATTGGGAGCATATTCGCTTAGGTAAATAGCCGCTAGTACTCCAAAAGGCGTTACAATTATGGTCATTAAAAAGACCATGAAAACAGTGCCAAACAAGGCTGGGAATACGCCGCCAGAAGTATTTGCTTGCTTGGGGGAATCGGTAAGAAACACG
This genomic window contains:
- a CDS encoding universal stress protein, whose translation is MKGHYKNILCVLSDSHRQDDTVAQALHIAKAHQASLTIMLSLESLPPNASMVMESFSYVDSQQTMETQAQLWLKQQAESWSEQYEVSTAVTVGHPLIDIVRYVMNNNIDLVIKRAEESFLDKLFGSLDMQLFRKCPCPLWVINHKPRSQYKNVVAALDLNYHYPNHEVSIRRDLNRDILRHASQIALLEFAQLHIVHVFDAVPENIARDGFITVDNDRMETDLAKIHAERQKELDKLLSELSDELDDNVWEYLQPKNHIVHGYPRREIAATTTSLDTDVIVMGTVSRLGVPGYIMGDTAEETIHQLNCAVVGVKPRGFESPISRD
- a CDS encoding inorganic phosphate transporter; this encodes MEFFESYGLILIILAAGVGFVMAWGIGANDVANAMGTSVGSKALTIKQAIIIAMIFEFAGAYLAGGEVTSTIRKGIIDSTFFIDIPEYLVLGMISSLLAAGIWLAVASWLGWPVSTTHSIIGAIIGFTATGVSMDAVAWDKVGGIVGSWVVTPAISGIIAYLIFMSAHKLIFQTASPFANAKRYVPFYMALAGFVMSLVTIKKGLKHVGLELSAINGYLLAIGIAIALGFLGKWFIGRMKFSGSEDADLQAANVEKVFALLMVVTACCMAFAHGSNDVANAIGPLAAVVSVVTSGGEINSSATLAWWILPLGGLGIVAGLALFGHRVIKTIGQGITHLTPSRGFAAELAAACTVVIASGTGLPISTTQTLVGAVLGVGLARGVSALNLGIVRNIVVSWIVTLPAGALLSIIFFFILKAAFGVV
- the phoU gene encoding phosphate signaling complex protein PhoU → MRQVALNTHISGTFNIELENLRNSVLTMGGEVEQQLVDTLKAVKHNHAALAEKVVLNDLKINSMEIQIDEECLRIIAKRHPTASDLRLIMTISKAITDIERMGDEIERIAKLVTRNKLPSSNTIKSSMLLIGERVAAMMRGTFDAFARQDEAAALEVYDQDNRIDSEYKRLLSYTTSEMQKSTDDMQDWLDVLWAMRSLERIGDRCKNVCEYVVYLTRGTDVRHTPLENMQQKLEDLT
- the pstB gene encoding phosphate ABC transporter ATP-binding protein PstB, yielding MLKLFEHNTLNVNDISEAQTAVEVKNLNLWFGSKHVLNDISMRIPKNKITALIGQSGCGKSTLISCFNRLNDLYDGCKYKGEIIIDGRNINSRKVNVSRLRTKVGMVFQRPNPFPMSIYENVCYGLKLQGVRVRRHLDDAVEGALKQAALWDEVKDRLFESAHVLSGGQQQRLVIARALALKPDILLLDEPTSALDPLTTLFIEELMEALKKQCTIIIVTHNMQQAARVSDYTAFFHQGRLIEYADSDTLFTMPDKKQTEDYITGRYG
- the pstA gene encoding phosphate ABC transporter permease PstA yields the protein MAKQASFGLNPVQRQSLVISLTAFFTSLLLIALVSVLILISYRGTAYFWPEPIYTVSGKYQDGTTFSVLANIFDEPSNNDITLKYSDALNPYGFQIQLSRSQLDGTRLAKKSAEIKLIDGRRVLAVPEYIVVPSQPPQSLDNIDTVIEEVAQISSQIEALNTQHLAPIHEALSQFDKRNVVADAPARERLVASFNEYQKRVEALEDTRAGYTLLVSFADGAPFVIPISSIQDVDFVSRLSTFEKWQVVFSEIGVFLTDSPKQANTSGGVFPALFGTVFMVFLMTIIVTPFGVLAAIYLSEYAPNTALTTIIRVSVSNMAGVPSIVYGVFGLGFFVYTLGGSIDELLFSETLPAPTMGSPGVFWAALTMAILTLPVVIVATEEGLRRVPEGLKAGSYALGATKIETIVRTVLPIASPGIMTGVILAIARAAGEVAPLMLVGAVKFAPTLPIDGEFPYLHLDRQFMHLGVLIYDGAFHSQTDGKSASMMFASCLLLLAVVFVLNILAVVLRARLRKRYIKG